One window of Salmo salar unplaced genomic scaffold, Ssal_v3.1, whole genome shotgun sequence genomic DNA carries:
- the LOC123739222 gene encoding uncharacterized protein — translation MVHFQYQPPTARGAAPTKTDAQTQTPTVVAEVVSMLQHGDVRPAPQPYLVHKEEVLRRMDAPEKMSVRTLLMYTGKNSADLDSKNRLVKNLIKAGISPVETPAYITSAFTRLTEGDTTMLCSDMKSLAIKHLNFTNMAEQLIEETNPVQHWSKIIDIKAQLEEMRLCFRDPANSRLMDNVTHGMSTGVMDAADIISTLIDYQPSHTTTGLKPSPCCAAKRPRTGPRQTPSSPKKPLKQQKGRGVQLGPRGSYRKRAASGASDRKQEAAQEKGRGKKVKLNPSPHVAMDTEEEGNAKTTKERTPVNTEGNCSWMFTN, via the exons ATGGTTCACTTCCAATACCAGCCTCCGACAGCCAGGGGTGCAGCCCCAACCAAGACTGATGCCCAGACTCAGACCCCTACCGTCGTGGCAGAGGTGGTCTCTATGCTGCAACACGGAGATGTGAGACCTGCACCGCAGCCATACCTGGTCCACAAAGAAGAG GTGCTGAGGAGGATGGATGCGCCAGAGAAGATGTCAGTGAGGACATTGCTGATGTACACTGGGAAGAACTCGGCAGACCTAGACAGCAAGAACAGATTGGTGAAAAACCTGATTAAGGCTGGAATCTCCCCTGTCGAGACCCCTGCCTATATCACCAGTGCCTTCACCAGGCTCACCGagg gCGACACCACAATGCTGTGTAGTGACATGAAGTCCCTAGCTATCAAACACCTCAACTTCACCAACATGGCCGAGCAGCTCATAGAAGAGACCAACCCTGTGCAGCACTGGTCCAAGATCATCGATATCAA AGCCCAGCTAGAGGAGATGAGACTGTGTTTCAGGGACCCAGCTAACAGTCGTCTGATGGACAATGTGACCCACGGTATGAGCACGGGCGTGATGGACGCCGCCGACATCATCTCTACCCTCATTGACTACCAG CCCAGCCACACAACAACGGGACTCAAACCCAGCCCCTGCTGTGCTGCCAAGAGACCCAGAACGGGACCCAGACAGACACCCAGCTCCCCTAAGAAACCACTGAAACAGCAGAAGGGTCGAGGCGTCCAGCTTGGCCCCAGGGGATCTTACAGGAAGAGAGCCGCTTCAGGGGCCTCAGACAGGAAACAGGAAGCGGCtcaggagaaggggaggggtaaGAAGGTTAAGCTAAACCCCTCCCCACACGTTGCCATGGATACCGAGGAAGAGGGGAATGCAAAGACGACCAAAGAGAGAACTCCTGTCAACACAGAAGGAAACTGCAGCTGGATGTTCACAAACTAA